One genomic window of Daphnia pulex isolate KAP4 chromosome 10, ASM2113471v1 includes the following:
- the LOC124203620 gene encoding serine/arginine repetitive matrix protein 2-like isoform X4, whose protein sequence is MSFRRGSTLTRRLFKSSSGASVSSIASAADVNPTSSGNGGVAAQSTSTSHNSSSNGSGGVQSSSSTTNTTSTSSTTTKTSVLTRSDERLAEENVPERPARCAKNKRSKSSSSRSTSSNNNNNNAYNNSGTEESEDETVDCHRNLTGLKSGPSSPPAAAAASSSSDDPLEGIHSILSEMEREIRHTGIDPQSEAIMAHLPPPDGGASVEPRIGGLTIEEFIHFLALLERVKEQHIDTKESGDDPAAGSGSATPSAPAERTSPYDNIIRSLGPDHPLYCNVATSPRISPPSDEDRSRGSSASSSPCSSDEDAGQFQLPDGKSATLPGFSFLERLFLRRYLHVIPEEVASDCGSHSARLSRALSGLSSALSYLEDVDDDRFSHESVGDEYPDFASGGSLTPVPNPTTNGSEANPVLVPVEPEGDRVEAPECIQQQPVTHSDSALQAEKARQNAEAESPVDVTEPRIIPPEDGFSIVLAVPVMIVDSSDYDDPADSPTEDRAPFISPTSSNLLEEEADRPTHFPQVLDEMNDRQGINEEDEKADEEAKEKEKMKEEEENQSEVTSLADYCELLDESLLPLSVLMMQTSGGSSVGGCCRDCDETTGQRPSHSERNDPPTEDYACSCSLGFSDDDDDDGDNDDDDVNVGHDDNNQQPVIIDSGEVAIPLPPAADGLTGMTTVQEEEDTKGEHGPDGGDDTLTMDSIHRADGEEKMSPVIGETTVSGTSVVTLIDAKIVSVDYKPVQLIRSSAQLRHAGDGGTADTLDEFQPAAAPDAENRQLAGENPAETDSRRTMGQVSNEESDPALAAVRFTAEDSGLVEAAMTKLSSAGVNQPELMIPVDQGVCSSTAKKHGRVVDEMRRLWETRCAGDSSTVPAIPSDPDNEQDKDTSFEYGSDQATPVPEEEPSAAIVESPAVVNDPVRMKSIQEFRMLWSGWPPPPPLPPPPEHYGASETETGYSTDGSEPFRQRRRRAAQALMSSVPTPPPRPTPPRDENLYRLRSDHSGWHDRPPEPPLRYQPYLGQRYQPLCYYSAPEADEEEDDERVKARLLADWLVLANRKRSHSPSSGTYRSIQRSNYSTLTSTTTTTRDTSARESESEASDYNDRTDCATAIRRYRRRQRDDEYLSHGSSSSLLSTPYLASSPKPGVWSPGQQQPSSPPERDSNNHQQQHHRQSQPVVVSSGSSNGSSQQQPPPPIWIPSSQQPSPKSERKEFRPVRLEALKKQASAQQQQQQPQQQQQPQQREGGQKPPGGVGNNGTKPAAPTSLPPFATTTSTAASHPSTNAPTTYSSYLYPSSWDNQRQQNAPPYGNNSANSTPINTPASEHSVLTSTSTNFSALSWDRRTNGGSTYSGGSGSTTPTPSLQPLLPPATSLTPTSHLPKVPNTTVTLLQKAREGQLPKGAAYLDSPKQGERSGNRLGQPPPPQQQLYRSPYEQVYSIQREYNVPSTTSSSGPGVSQANGDENSQQPAAASSSSSSSQPQETRKFVDLTANKFSGVGPVSNEGVPIALRSGIREEDHHHWYRRMYESLHRAGGPGDYVTVRYKPGRGRGGGYQSEPDQNRYDYDSDAGRYATLDRRRQRIHNDSESNGGSPSRITNQESESYRYQPGRIEDYEPGIRSSITQPQPVKQSPKISIPSKSFTNFALKESGYESDSQLVFRRRYPADSAEGGTGPTTPATDPQEQRLWYRDIQRGGEVPLHGLRKQQPDRPQDESTDPFDRRIGRSEKQRKRDPWRYIRFRSKSPTPPSTQRRRYRFLSVPAVLSRLQSCKMFRSGSSKRQSSATSSPNASEERHQKSTGTSTAKTTVSIGTSTSSKGKTWRRIKSGNGTSGATKKSPKPTAPSPVDGGFVQREETATPLTDDITAVPQPVQPIEPESQELEPLPPPPVEDMHVEQPPLPPPPPIKAAMESPELKQRSTQQRVPSRPALPSFPAFPTLSPLQSRPAKKKSSGSKSEPALNVYLHTRQMVSQSKFRRMQDEPVAQEETPKMTRYQKLARDTKNLVARISGEIPSTEKIRQALKLPAGSNGNGNGSNGNGSNGKNNSDVDVTDPEFICDEQTAAILLAELEGKPESESQKADGAASQKAESPVQQPPKQQQQQPESKQEQMQEQQQQQPQQLSEHYHFVVPLENRTEDGQGDFYSSRSTAGSPEYIKTQRFTQLRSLYRSLERLNELEKLVPTDELNQVASTDGIIDFDLWRRLRQREKAQEEMRNLATWIQAAQREGECYFGTSPPPKWQRGADPGLRIKEQSVRHLTDKYKTLAEAKRYSTQSLPRNFAQCPDGSRAESPVSTGRVSRSSQRRSSLTGKQMAVLKSQLSRVYTPPSRYETVVSPQRPPRKLPESLLNPKLYVRSVSESSRDCTLARLEQRRNRLMESQKALSIAGSGRAVHRSQSASAPKQPNISEAERRSLSMRLGAEVKQRYIAGQPPATPHQQPRSTRAAIQYVQQLSQHMSRKLASSPRMMSPSSPGPYRTHQSRSSSRGSSASSQQDYLLVLTPRGRNKADVESAVQEWADSAVVGKTPSPTPAVPQRSSSLNIRANLEEDSHSSNSSVQTVIHRDVQKKVDFFEKVIADSVGDPCDLAVVPFRTTQSVNDLRRSASTLVGRRRTRCAVVPQRSQSLSLQRPGSSASAYGSMTDLRLHQLMDRVKSSSPSPSGRRSSPGSVSGGGSHYINLVKKGDVVKKCQYFSSPRVDQPSQQQQQQPQQQKPVQRQSRPATPQLSSRSVPDSLPLWSATEKFNRNKTVIKGQEMGDVSFIKRRYEQEQPRNRFRSQFGSASTPSLQDGGASGSFSWSRRLAAAANKRVSFPNFSSLSRAGSRNGSDAGSRSGGKKMDFTRVKPTLLSSARLALRQAQTAADPTAHQHTIGGRISRPITRNSSAAGGSYNDIPSTLSSVLPPSNTQTTTTATHSTTKTTVASPDMSFKSTSEGSIRSRRSMSSPLPAIPVSTSAAASNVTPNPPGNTQSETAHSKAVPKESISAKMTAASKPAATQSSSPVGHVTPEADYQPVASSTSHSGNFDPSMHQPIYRYTPPPPRSGGRSNRIHSVYDLYATYPRQRAGMQSPSRPPLPAEWAHLTSPRKPRATNQAGAAHRFAESEVTIHYRSPIRNLQQSGQQQTEIDEEELRQMQAEHMRRVYEQERRRKYIQELEDIESRRHMDNFTPLMKSPIPLNRYDDFMDDQPVPMGRSGSQNQPQRDRTPEPKIVARGLYNFVAQNARELSFQKGDIIFIRRQIDKNWYEGEHNAMVGIFPVNYVEIVPYDGVRLTNRKPSEGKGRVKFNFVAQTPIELSLVKGELVIITRQVDEHWLEGRIGQRRGIFPISYVDIIQPCSSSPSNQNVKTPTTSGTALITNGSLRSTHNYQQLRTQQPQHFSMQQKMSPANATSQHQYRTAPAQYNKPSSLMVDTRSDPVLYRALYTYAPQNDDELELQESDMICVLEKCDDGWYVGTSQRTGLFGTFPGNYVERV, encoded by the exons ATGTCGTTCAGAAG GGGGTCCACTCTGACCAGACGACTCTTCAAATCGTCGAGCGGAGCGTCAGTTTCATCCATCGCATCCGCCGCTGACGTCAACCCAACATCATCAG GTAACGGCGGCGTAGCCGCTCAGTCGACGTCGACCAGTCACAACAGTAGCAGCAACGGCAGCGGCGGAGTTCAATCATCTTCGTCCACCACCAACACTACATCTACCagctccaccaccaccaagacATCGGTGCTAACCAGATCAG ACGAACGGCTGGCGGAAGAAAACGTTCCAGAAAGGCCAGCTCGATGCGCCAAGAATAAGCGTAGtaaaagtagtagtagtagatctaccagcagcaacaacaacaacaacaacgcgtACAACAATAGCGGAACGGAAGAGAGTGAAGACGAGACCGTCGACTGCCATCGCAATCTGACGGGACTGAAATCCGGTCCGTCTTCGCCGCCGGCAGCCGCTGCTGCCTCCTCTTCTTCAGACGATCCGCTCGAAGGCATCCATTCCATCTTGTCtgaaatggagagagaaatccGGCACACGGGGATCGATCCGCAGTCAGAGGCCATCATGGCCCATCTGCCGCCGCCGGACGGAGGAGCCTCGGTCGAGCCGCGAATCGGCGGACTAACAATAGAAGAATTCATTCACTTTCTGGCGCTCCTGGAACGCGTCAAGGAGCAACACATTGACACGAAAGAATCTGGCGACGATCCAGCAGCCGGATCGGGCTCGGCCACTCCGTCGGCTCCCGCCGAGCGGACCAGCCCTTACGACAATATAATCCGATCGCTGGGGCCGGATCATCCGCTCTATTGCAATGTGGCCACCTCGCCCAGGATCAGTCCGCCTTCCGACGAGGATCGATCCCGAGGATCGTCGGCCTCTTCATCGCCTTGCTCATCGGATGAGGATGCCGGCCAATTCCAGCTGCCCGACGGAAAGTCTGCGACTCTGCCCGGATTCTCTTTCCTCGAGCGGCTCTTCCTCCGCCGCTACTTGCACGTCATTCCGGAGGAGGTGGCCAGCGACTGCGGAAGCCACAGCGCCCGGCTCAGCCGAGCTCTCAGCGGACTCTCATCCGCGCTCAGCTATCTGGAAGATGTCGACGACGATCGATTCTCGCACGAATCCGTCGGAGATGAATATCCGGACTTTGCATCCGGCGGATCCCTAACGCCCGTCCCAAACCCAACGACAAACGGCAGCGAAGCCAATCCGGTTCTAGTTCCAGTAGAACCGGAAGGCGACCGAGTTGAAGCTCCCGAgtgcatccagcagcagcctgtCACTCACAGCGATTCCGCATTGCAAGCCGAGAAGGCCAGACAAAATGCGGAAGCGGAATCGCCCGTTGATGTGACTGAACCCCGCATTATTCCGCCGGAAGATGGATTTTCCATCGTCTTGGCAGTCCCCGTCATGATAGTCGACTCGAGCGACTACGATGATCCGGCGGATTCGCCCACAGAAGATCGGGCCCCTTTCATCTCTCCAACTTCATCCAAtctgctggaagaagaagccgatCGTCCCACGCATTTCCCCCAAGTGCTGGATGAGATGAACGACCGACAAGGAATAAATGAGGAAGATGAAAAAGCGGATgaagaagccaaagaaaaggagaaaatgaaagaagaagaagaaaatcaaagcgAAGTGACTTCATTGGCGGATTATTGCGAGCTGCTTGACGAATCTCTGCTGCCACTCAGCGTCCTAATGATGCAAACATCCGGCGGCAGCAGCGTTGGTGGCTGCTGTCGTGACTGTGACGAAACGACGGGCCAACGGCCGTCGCATTCAGAGCGGAACGACCCGCCGACGGAAGACTACGCCTGCTCGTGCTCTCTAGGCTTcagcgacgacgatgatgatgatggagacaacgacgacgacgacgttaaTGTCGGCCACGATGATAATAATCAACAGCCGGTGATAATCGATTCCGGCGAGGTGGCCATTCCGCTGCCGCCGGCAGCCGACGGATTAACTGGAATGACGACagttcaagaagaagaagacactAAAGGAGAACATGGGCCCGATGGCGGCGACGACACTTTAACAATGGATTCCATCCATCGGGCGGATGGCGAGGAGAAAATGTCGCCGGTGATTGGAGAAACGACAGTGAGTGGAACATCGGTGGTGACGTTGATTGACGCCAAAATCGTCAGCGTCGATTACAAACCCGTGCAGCTGATTCGTTCCAGCGCTCAACTCCGTCACGCTGGTGATGGTGGAACGGCGGATACTCTGGACGAGTTCCAGCCGGCAGCGGCCCCGGACGCTGAAAATAGACAATTAGCGGGCGAAAATCCAGCAGAGACGGACAGCAGGCGGACGATGGGACAAGTGTCGAATGAAGAAAGTGATCCGGCATTAGCTGCTGTCCGTTTTACGGCGGAAGATTCCGGTTTAGTGGAAGCGGCGATGACTAAATTATCATCGGCGGGGGTCAATCAACCGGAATTGATGATTCCGGTTGACCAGGGCGTCTGCAGTTCCACGGCGAAGAAACACGGACGTGTCGTTGATGAAATGCGGAGGCTTTGGGAAACGCGTTGCGCTGGTGATTCGTCGACAGTTCCGGCCATTCCGTCTGATCCGGATAACGAACAAGACAAGGATACATCCTTCGAGTATGGATCGGATCAAGCGACTCCGGTTCCGGAAGAAGAGCCGTCGGCCGCTATCGTCGAGTCGCCGGCGGTGGTGAACGATCCGGTGCGGATGAAATCTATCCAAGAATTCCGGATGCTTTGGTCCGGATGGCCTCCACCTCCACCACTCCCTCCACCTCCCGAGCATTACGGCGCATCCGAAACGGAAACAGGTTACTCCACTGACGGATCGGAGCCGTTCCGGCAACGGCGGAGGAGAGCAGCCCAAGCTCTGATGAGCTCCGTCCCGACGCCTCCGCCGAGACCCACGCCACCTAGGGACGAAAACTTGTATCGACTACGATCCGATCACTCCGGATGGCACGACCGCCCGCCGGAACCTCCGCTGAGGTACCAGCCGTATCTCGGACAACGCTACCAACCGCTGTGCTATTATTCCGCGCCGGAAgcggacgaagaagaagacgacgaacgGGTGAAGGCTCGCTTGCTGGCCGACTGGCTGGTGCTGGCCAACCGAAAGCGGAGTCACTCGCCATCCAGCGGCACCTACCGATCGATCCAGCGCTCCAATTACAGCACGctgacgtcgacgacgacgacgacccgcGACACATCCGCCAGGGAATCGGAATCGGAGGCCTCGGACTACAACGATCGGACCGACTGCGCCACCGCCATCCGGCGCTACCGGCGACGCCAGCGAGATGACGAGTATCTGTCCCATG GATCTTCGTCATCGCTTTTGTCGACGCCCTATCTAGCCAGTAGTCCTAAAccag GTGTTTGGTCGCCGGGTCAGCAACAACCGTCGAGTCCTCCGGAGAGGGACAGCAAcaaccaccagcagcagcaccaccgtCAGTCACAGCCGGTAGTAGTCTCTtccggcagcagcaacggcagcagccagcagcagccgccacCGCCAATTTGGATTCCGTCCAGCCAACAGCCTAGCCCGAAATCAGAGCGGAAAGAGTTCCGGCCAGTCCGGCTTGAAGCATTGAAGAAACAGGCGTccgcccaacagcagcagcagcagccgcagcagcaacaacagccccAGCAG CGCGAGGGAGGCCAGAAACCACCTGGGGGTGTTGGCAACAACGGTACCAAACCGGCGGCTCCGACCAGTTTGCCACCTTTTGCTACAACCACATCCACCGCAGCATCTCATCCATCCACCAACGCCCCAACCACCTACTCCTCTTACTTGTACCCGTCCAGCTGGGACAATCAGCGCCAGCAAAATGCCCCACCGTACGGCAACAACAGTGCAAACAGCACACCCATAAACACACCGGCCAGCGAGCACTCGGTTTTGACCAGCACTTCGACCAATTTTTCCG CTTTGTCTTGGGACCGGAGAACAAACGGCGGGTCCACTTATAGTGGCGGTTCGGGATCGACAACACCTACGCCTTCGTTACAGCCTTTGCTTCCGCCGGCCACATCTTTGACGCCAACCAGTCACCTGCCCAAGGTGCCCAACACCACCGTCACTCTCCTACAGAAAGCCAGAG AGGGACAATTGCCGAAAGGTGCCGCTTACCTGGACAGCCCCAAACAAGGCGAACGTTCCGGAAATCGCCTAGGTCAACCACCTCCGCCCCAACAGCAACTGTACCGTAGCCCATACGAGCAAG TGTACAGCATCCAGCGCGAGTATAACGTGCCCTCGACGACTTCTTCATCTGGCCCAGGCGTTTCACAAGCCAACGGCGACGAAAATAGCCAACAGCCAGCGgcggcatcttcttcttcttcttcttctcagccGCAAGAAACGCGCAAGTTTGTCGATTTGACGGCCAACAAATTTAGCGGCGTCGGACCCGTTTCCAACGAAGGCGTTCCCATCGCTTTGCGCTCG GGCATAAGAGAAGAGGATCATCATCACTGGTACCGGCGTATGTACGAGTCCTTACACAGGGCAGGAGGTCCAG GAGATTACGTCACTGTGCGCTACAAACCTGGTCGTGGACGAGGTGGAGGCTACCAATCGGAGCCGGATCAGAACCGATACGATTACGATTCGGATGCCGGTCGTTACGCAACTTTGGATCGCAGACGTCAACGCATCCACAACGATTCCGAATCTAACGGCGGATCACCTTCGCGAATAAC GAATCAAGAATCTGAATCCTATCGTTATCAACCCGGTCGGATTGAAGATTACGAGCCGGGAATCCGTTCCTCTATCACTCAGCCTCAGCCAGTCAAACAG TCACCCAAGATCAGCATCCCCAGCAAATCGTTTACGAATTT TGCTTTGAAAGAATCCGGTTACGAGAGTGACTCTCAACTAGTCTTTCGACGGCGTTATCCGGCCGATTCGGCCGAAGGGGGTACTGGACCAACAACTCCGGCAACCGATCCGCAAGAGCAGCGTCTTTGGTACCGCGACATCCAGCGTGGAGGCGAGGTGCCATTGCACGGACTCCGCAAACAACAGCCCGATCGACCACAAG ACGAGTCGACCGATCCGTTCGATCGTCGAATAGGCAGAAGCGAGAAACAGCGCAAAAGAGATCCTTGGCGCTACATCCGGTTCAGATCCAAGTCTCCGACTCCGCCGTCGACGCAGAGACGACGCTACCGATTCCTCTCCGTTCCGGCCGTTTTGAGCCGATTGCAAAGCTGCAAAATGTTCCGCAGCGGAAGCAGCAAACGACAGTCGAGCGCCACCAGCAGCCCGAACGCGTCGGAAGAACGCCACCAAAAGAGCACCGGAACGTCGACCGCCAAAACGACAGTTTCCATCGGGACTTCGACTTCTTCCAAGGGCAAAACTTGGCGCCGGATTAAATCCGGAAACGGAACGAGTGGTGCCACCAAGAAATCTCCGAAACCAACAGCGCCCAGCCCCGTTGACGGAGGATTTGTTCAGCGGGAAGAAACGGCAACGCCGTTGACGGACGACATTACCGCAGTTCCTCAGCCCGTCCAACCGATTGAACCGGAATCCCAAGAGCTGGAACCTTTGCCGCCTCCTCCTGTAGAGGATATGCACGTCGAGCAGCCGCCACTTCCGCCTCCACCGCCTATCAAAGCGGCGATGGAATCGCCGGAGTTAAAGCAGCGGTCAACACAACAACGCGTTCCGTCCCGTCCGGCGCTTCCGTCTTTTCCGGCCTTTCCGACCTTGTCTCCACTTCAATCCCGTCCGGCTAAGAAGAAATCGTCTGGCAGTAAATCGGAGCCGGCCCTGAACGTCTACCTCCATACGCGTCAAATGGTTTCGCAATCGAAATTCCGGCGGATGCAGGACGAGCCAGTCGCTCAAGAAGAGACGCCCAAAATGACCAGATACCAGAAACTGGCCCGCGACACCAAAAATCTGGTGGCTAGAATTTCTGGAGAGATTCCGAGCACAGAAAAAATCCGCCAAGCGCTAAAACTTCCAGCCGGAAGCAACGGCAATGGAAATGGCTCCAACGGCAACGGATCTAACGGCAAGAATAACTCCGACGTGGACGTCACTGATCCTGAATTCATTTGCGATGAGCAGACAGCGGCTATTCTTTTAGCCGAGCTGGAAGGCAAACCGGAATCGGAATCTCAGAAAGCGGATGGTGCAGCAAGCCAGAAGGCTGAATCACCGGTCCAGCAGCcgccaaaacaacaacaacagcagccagaATCAAAACAAGAGCAGAtgcaagaacaacaacaacaacaaccgcagcAACTTTCGGAACATTATCATTTTGTTGTCCCGCTTGAAAATAGAACTGAAGACGGGCAAGGAGATTTTTATTCCTCCCGCTCCACCGCCGGCAGTCCGGAATACATCAAGACTCAACGTTTCACCCAGCTGCGCTCCCTTTATCGCAGCCTGGAACGGCTCAACGAGCTGGAAAAATTGGTGCCGACTGACGAGCTGAACCAGGTGGCCAGCACCGATGGCATCATCGACTTTGATTTGTGGCGCCGGTTGAGGCAGCGAGAAAAGGCCCAGGAAGAGATGAGGAATTTGGCCACCTGGATCCAGGCGGCACAAAGAGAAGGCGAGTGCTACTTTGGCACATCGCCGCCACCCAAGTGGCAACGTGGGGCCGATCCAGGACTCCGCATCAAAGAACAATCCGTCCGTCACTTGACGGACAAATACAAGACATTGGCGGAAGCCAAACGTTACTCGACCCAATCACTTCCAAGGAACTTTGCCCAGTGTCCGGATGGCAGTCGAGCGGAATCTCCGGTATCGACTGGACGAGTCAGTCGATCCAGCCAGAGGCGCAGCAGTTTGACGGGAAAGCAGATGGCCGTTTTGAAATCGCAATTATCCCGCGTCTATACTCCGCCGAGCCGTTACGAGACGGTCGTCTCTCCGCAAAGACCGCCCCGGAAACTTCCGGAATCGTTGCTGAACCCCAAACTCTACGTTCGAAGTGTGTCCGAATCCAGTCGTGATTGCACGCTCGCCAGACTGGAACAGCGACGCAATCGGCTAATGGAATCGCAGAAGGCGTTGTCCATCGCCGGAAGTGGACGTGCCGTCCATCGCTCTCAGTCGGCATCCGCACCCAAGCAGCCAAATATCAGCGAAGCGGAACGCCGTAGTTTATCTATGCGGCTCGGTGCGGAAGTCAAACAGCGTTACATCGCCGGCCAGCCGCCCGCCACTCCGCATCAACAGCCGCGATCCACCAGAGCGGCGATCCAGTACGTTCAACAGTTGAGCCAGCACATGTCGAGAAAATTGGCCAGCTCACCGCGGATGATGTCGCCCAGTTCGCCGGGTCCTTATCGAACTCATCAATCACGTAGCTCGTCGCGCGGAAGCTCGGCCAGCAGCCAACAAGATTATTTGCTGGTGCTGACACCTCGCGGGCGGAATAAAGCCGACGTGGAATCAGCTGTTCAAGAATGGGCCGACTCGGCCGTCGTTGGCAAAACTCCTTCGCCGACTCCGGCTGTTCCGCAGCGCTCAAGCAGTTTGAATATCCGCGCCAACTTGGAAGAAGATTCTCACAGTTCAAACTCGTCCGTCCAGACGGTCATCCATCGCGACGTCCAGAAGAAAGTGGATTTCTTTGAGAAGGTCATTGCTGACTCGGTTGGCGATCCTTGCGACTTGGCCGTCGTTCCCTTTCGGACTACTCAGAGCGTCAATGACCTGCGCCGATCCGCATCAACATTGGTGGGCCGTCGCCGGACCCGCTGCGCCGTAGTTCCGCAGAGGTCGCAAAGTCTTTCACTCCAACGGCCCGGATCATCCGCTTCTGCTTACGGATCCATGACCGATCTCCGTCTTCATCAGCTGATGGATCGAGTCAAAAGCTCGTCGCCGAGTCCTTCCGGCCGTAGATCATCTCCCGGAAGCGTGTCCGGAGGCGGAAGCCATTACATCAATTTGGTCAAGAAAGGCGACGTGGTGAAGAAATGCCAATATTTCAGTTCGCCAAGAGTTGACCAAccatcacagcagcagcaacaacaaccgcaacaACAGAAGCCAGTTCAGAGGCAGTCGAGGCCGGCAACTCCGCAACTATCCAGCCGTTCCGTTCCTGATTCGCTTCCGCTTTGGAGCGCGACGGAAAAATTCAATCGCAACAAAACGGTCATCAAAGGGCAAGAGATGGGCGACGTTAGTTTCATCAAGCGCCGCTACGAGCAGGAGCAGCCGAGGAATCGCTTCCGGAGTCAGTTCGGTTCGGCTTCGACTCCGTCACTGCAGGATGGCGGAGCGAGCGGAAGTTTCAGCTGGAGTCGTCGTTTGGCGGCCGCCGCTAACAAACGGGTCTCGTTTCCCAATTTCTCGTCGCTAAGTAGAGCCGGAAGCCGAAATGGAAGTGACGCCGGAAGTCGGTCAGGGGGTAAGAAAATGGATTTCACTCGTGTCAAACCTACTTTACTCTCCTCTGCACGGCTGGCCCTCCGTCAAGCACAAACGGCCGCCGATCCGACGGCTCATCAACACACTATCGGCGGAAGAATCAGCCGACCTATCACCCGCAACTCTTCTGCCGCTGGTGGATCCTACAATGACATTCCCTCTACCCTTTCTTCCGTTCTTCCACCCAGCAACACCCAGACGACCACTACTGCCACCCATTCAACAACCAAAACTACTGTGGCTAGTCCTGATATGAGTTTTAAATCCACTTCAGAAGGATCCATCCGAAGCCGTCGATCCATGTCCAGCCCGCTTCCGGCAATTCCGGTATCCACTTCAGCTGCTGCGTCTAATGTGACTCCAAATCCACCTGGAAATACGCAGTCCGAAACAGCCCATTCCAAAGCGGTTCCTAAAGAATCCATCAGTGCCAAAATGACGGCAGCCAGTAAACCGGCAGCAACTCAATCCAGCTCTCCAGTAGGACATGTCACTCCAGAGGCAGACTACCAACCAGTGGCCTCTTCTACCTCTCATTCCGGCAATTTCGATCCATCCATGCATCAGCCAATTTATCGCTACACTCCGCCACCTCCGCGTTCAGGGGGTCGATCCAACCGAATCCATTCCGTTTACGATTTATACGCCACGTATCCTCGCCAGAGAGCCGGAATGCAGTCTCCATCTCGCCCACCCCTTCCAGCAGAGTGGGCTCACCTAACCAGCCCCCGCAAGCCACGAGCAACCAATCAAGCAG gCGCAGCGCACAGGTTCGCCGAGTCGGAGGTGACCATTCATTACCGCAGTCCTATCCGCAACCTGCAGCAAAGCGGTCAACAGCAG ACGGAAATCGACGAGGAGGAATTGAGGCAGATGCAGGCGGAGCACATGAGACGCGTTTACGAACAGGAGCGTAGACGGAAATACATCCAAGAACTGGAAGATATCGAGTCTCGACGTCACATGGATAACTTTAC GCCGCTAATGAAATCCCCGATCCCGTTGAACCGTTATGATGACTTTATGGATGATCAACCGGTGCCGATGGGCCGTTCTGGCAGCCAAAACCAGCCACAACGAGACCGAACTCCCGAGCCTAAAATAGTAGCTCGCGGCCTCTACAACTTCGTGGCTCAAAACGCCCG GGAATTGTCGTTTCAAAAAGGAGATATTATCTTCATCCGGCGACAGATTGATAAGAATTGGTACGAGGGAGAACACAATGCCATGGTAGGCATCTTCCCTGTCAATTACGTCGAG ATCGTACCTTACGATGGCGTACGATTGACAAACCGTAAACCCAGCGAAGGCAAAGGCAgggtcaaattcaattttgtggCCCAGACGCCGATTGAATTGTCTCTGGTTAAAGGGGAATTGGTAATCATCACGAGACAAGTGGACGAGCACTGGCTAGAGGGTCGCATCGGTCAACGCCGTGGCATATTCCCCATTTCATACGTCGACATTATCCAGCCTTGTTCTTCATCTCCTTCCaaccaaa ATGTCAAGACCCCGACAACGAGCGGTACCGCTCTAATTACTAACGGATCTCTCCGTTCAACTCATAATTACCAACAATTACGCACTCAGCAGCCGCAGCACTTTTCCATG CAACAGAAAATGAGCCCGGCGAATGCGACATCTCAGCATCAGTACCGAACAGCTCCAGCACAGTATAATAAACCCAGCAGTTTGATGGTCGACACTCGCTCCGATCCCGTCCT atacCGAGCGCTTTACACGTATGCACCGCAGAATGATGACGAGCTTGAACTGCAAGAAAGCGACATGATCTGCGTGCTGGAAAAGTGCGACGACGGTTGGTACGTGGGCACCAGCCAGCGTACCGGCCTCTTCGGTACCTTCCCGGGCAACTATGTCGAACGCGTTTGA